TTATCTGCCTCTGGATTTTCTCTCTCAGGGTCTTGATTTTTTCATAAACACTGTCAAGGTAGTTTGCTATTTCTTTTTGCTTTTCAAGGTCTGGATGGTTGTTGTGGAAGGGGAGGGGGATTTTTGAATTGATTAAAAATTCTTTAGGAACTCTTTTATGTCCAACTGTCCCAGTAAAATGGAGTTTAGCTAAGTTTCTAAATCTTTTCCTTCTGATGAAATAGAAAATAAATTCCGACAAGATGCTCTCTTTTGGTCTTAAAACATGAAATTCCGTTGATCCAAATCCTATTCTGTTTTTTAAGTTACAGGCTATTGCACTTTTTCCATTTTCCATACATGGGGTTATCTTCGCAAATAGCACATCTCCCTCTTTAAAGTAAGTATATCCTTTATAAACAGACTGAATTGATCTTATTTTCTGTCTCACGATCTTACCCTCAGTATCATCAACATAATCCATAGGAATAAAAGAAACTTCAATATTTTGTTCCAATAGTTGCTTAACCTCTGACTTCTTTGGATTTATTCTACATACTTCCCTTAACCTCACCTCTCTCCACTCCTCACCCTCCTTCAGCTTAAATGCCTGCTCTAAAACGCTTTCCCAGAGTTCATCAAGTTTTTCAAGTTCTTTCTTTTTCTTCTCCAGAATTCTGTCAATCCTTGAAAAGTTTGCCTCAATGTATTCAACGATTTTCTTTTGAGTTTCTAAATCTAACTTGCCGTTGCGGAAGGGGAGGGGGAGTTTTATTGATAAAAGTTTTTTATTTGATATGCCTGCTTGACCAATCCACTTTGTGGCTTTCAGATAGAAAAAACCTTTACTCCAAAGATAATTGAGATACCATGACAAAAAATCAGGTATTATGATTTGTTTCTTTACTCTTATTCTCGTTATGTGGTTGCTATAAGTATGATTTCCATTTAATTCTCTATAAACAGCGGCTCTACCTACAAGTT
This genomic window from Candidatus Syntrophoarchaeum caldarius contains:
- a CDS encoding restriction endonuclease S subunit gives rise to the protein MSWYLNYLWSKGFFYLKATKWIGQAGISNKKLLSIKLPLPFRNGKLDLETQKKIVEYIEANFSRIDRILEKKKKELEKLDELWESVLEQAFKLKEGEEWREVRLREVCRINPKKSEVKQLLEQNIEVSFIPMDYVDDTEGKIVRQKIRSIQSVYKGYTYFKEGDVLFAKITPCMENGKSAIACNLKNRIGFGSTEFHVLRPKESILSEFIFYFIRRKRFRNLAKLHFTGTVGHKRVPKEFLINSKIPLPFHNNHPDLEKQKEIANYLDSVYEKIKTLREKIQRQISLLEEMKESILDEVFTIR